Proteins encoded within one genomic window of Xiphophorus maculatus strain JP 163 A chromosome 11, X_maculatus-5.0-male, whole genome shotgun sequence:
- the rabep1 gene encoding rab GTPase-binding effector protein 1 isoform X2 — protein sequence MAEEAEGSPLSSQHDEVLQQRVAALEQERAEFIRLKQQLEAEFNQKRAKFKELYLTKEQELKRQTEALENSQSELSAAQTQLSQAQSEIETIKAVATVSENTKQEAIDQVRSQWQEEVASLQAIMKDTVCEYEVQFHQRLEQERAQWNQYREAMERELGDLRRRLTEGQEEENLEDEMKKAQEDAEKLRSVVMPMEQEIAALKAKLSSAEDRVKELEASKVKELNHVLEAEKSCRTDLEMYVAVLNTQKSVLQEDAEKLRKELHDVCHKLELERQQHNQLKQTWQRANDQFLESQRLLMRDMQRIESVLSSEQLRQVEEMKKKDQEEDEKERLSLVKDLQEDDGGDNTEPLEDFLGLSVEEPPTNHSAHGSIHSLDTDIVAGGPSDPYKDNLRRVQSTDSLGSSLSSQQGLGGHNHKAKSASNLDESDFGPLVGADCGVTDSSFGETSSIGSIKLTAGHFLLTKDQEKAIKAMTPEQEETASLLSSISHAPDTAYLPPSGYRLVSDTEWNLLQQEVKNAGRKLGRRCDMCSNYEKQLQAIQGQEAETRDQVKKLQAMLRQANDQLERTMTEKQSLEESVKIGNEETDAKVSALMQRVQESEALLGTLQQAFSEAKRNTQEQMAVLLKSREQVADELSRLQRDNESLQGKHRLHLELQQQEDFQMPDTVQDLQGLVLQYRDDVVALRTAADHVEEKLKAEILFLKEQIQAEQCLKENLEDTLQLEIEGCKEEIASFSSLKMELERVKAEKDKLQSCLAEKTETLDSVQAVKMSLEHQFREVATAKSALESQVLDERDKAQRLQTELDVSEQVQKDFVKLSQTLQVQLERIRQAESLDRIKVILNDTNLTDINQLPET from the exons AGGTGCTTCAGCAGCGTGTGGCGGCTCTGGAGCAGGAGAGGGCCGAGTTCATCCGGCtcaagcagcagctggaggccGAGTTCAACCAGAAGAGAGCCAAATTCAAAGAGCTGTACCTGACCAAGGAAC AGGAACTTAAAAGACAAACCGAGGCCCTGGAGAACTCCCAAAGCGAGCTGAGCGCCGCACAGACACAGCTGTCTCAGGCTCAGTCCGAGATCGAGACCATCAAAGCCGTGGCCACTGTGTCGGAAAACACCAAGCAGGAAGCCATCGACCAGGTCCGCAGCCAATGGCAGGAGGAGGTGGCCTCGCTGCAGGCCATCATGAAAG ATACAGTGTGTGAATACGAGGTCCAGTTCCACCAGCGCCTGGAGCAGGAGCGAGCCCAGTGGAACCAGTACCGAGAGGCAATGGAGCGGGAGCTGGGCGACTTGAGGCGCCGCCTCACGGAGggacaggaggaggagaaccTGGAGGACGAAATGAAGAAG GCTCAGGAGGATGCAGAGAAGTTGCGCTCCGTGGTGATGCCCATGGAGCAGGAGATCGCAGCGCTGAAGGCCAAGCTGAGCAGCGCCGAGGACAGGGTGAAGGAACTGGAGGCGTCCAAG GTGAAGGAGCTGAATCATGTTCTGGAGGCTGAGAAGTCGTGTCGTACGGACCTGGAGATGTATGTGGCTGTGCTGAACACGCAGAAGTCTGTGCTGCAGGAAGATGCAGAGAAACTACGCAAAGAGCTCCATGATG TGTGTCACAAACTGGAGTTGGAGCGGCAGCAGCACAACCAGCTGAAGCAGACGTGGCAGCGGGCCAACGACCAGTTCCTGGAGTCCCAGCGCCTCCTGATGAGGGACATGCAGAGAATAGAGAGCGTGCTGTCCTCCGAACAGCTCCGCCAGGTGGAGGAGATGAAGAAGAAGGACCAG gAGGAGGATGAGAAGGAGAGGCTGAGTCTGGTGAAGGACCTGCAGGAGGACGATGGAGGAGACAACACTGAGCCTCTGGAGGACTTCCTGGGGCTGAGCGTTGAGGAG CCTCCGACCAACCACAGCGCTCATGGATCCATACACTCCTTAGACACTGACATCGTTGCCGGCGGCCCTTCGGACCCCTACAAGGACAACCTGCGGAGGGTCCAGTCGACCGACAGCCTCGGGTCCTCGCTGTCTTCACAGCAGGGACTCGGCGGACACAACCACAAGGCCAAGTCGGCCAGCAACCTGGATGAATCGGACTTTGGGCCCCTGGTGGGGGCCGACTGCGGCGTGACAGACAGTAGTTTTGGTGAGACCTCGTCCATCGGCTCCATCAAGCTGACGGCGGGTCACTTCCTGCTGACTAAGGACCAGGAGAAAGCGATAAAAGCCATGACGCCGGAGCAGGAGGAGACGGCGTCGCTGCTGTCCAGCATCTCCCACGCTCCGGACACCGCCTACTTACCGCCGTCCGGCTACCGACTCGTCAGCGACACCGAGTGGAACCTGCTGCAGCAAGAG GTAAAAAACGCTGGCAGGAAGCTCGGCCGACGCTGCGACATGTGCTCCAACTATGAGAAGCAGCTGCAGGCCATTCAAGGGCAGGAGGCCGAAACACGAGACCAG GTGAAGAAGCTGCAGGCCATGCTGCGTCAGGCTAACGATCAGCTGGAGAGGACGATGACGGAGAAACAGAGTCTAGAAGAATCAGTAAAAATAGGAAACGAGGAAACTGATGCTAAG GTGTCTGCCCTCATGCAGAGAGTCCAGGAATCAGAAGCGCTGCTCGGCACACTGCAGCAGGCCTTCAGTGAGGCTAAGAGGAACACACAGGAGCAGATG gcgGTTCTGTTGAAGTCGAGGGAGCAGGTGGCGGATGAGCTAAGCCGACTACAGAGAGACAACGAGAGCCTGCAGGGTAAACACCGACTGCATCtagaactgcagcagcaggaagactTCCAGATGCCCGACACTGTGCAG GATCTGCAGGGCCTGGTGCTGCAGTACCGGGACGACGTTGTGGCGCTGCGGACGGCGGCTGATCACGTGGAGGAGAAGCTAAAAGCTGAGATCCTGTTCTTGAAGGAGCAGATCCAGGCGGAGCAGTGTCTGAAGGAGAACCTGGAAGACACCCTGCAGCTGGAGATCGAGGGCTGCAAGGAGGAGATAG cgtCATTCTCCAGCCTGAAGATGGAGCTAGAGAGGGTTAAAGCAGAGAAGGACAAG ctgcagAGCTGTTTAGCAGAGAAGACGGAGACACTGGACAGCGTCCAGGCCGTGAAGATGAGCCTGGAGCACCAGTTCAGAGAAGTCGCCACTGCAAAG AGTGCATTAGAAAGTCAAGTTCTGGACGAGAGAGACAAAGCCCAGCGGCTGCAGACTGAGCTGGACGTTAGTGAGCAGGTCCAGAAGGACTTTGTCAAGCTTTCTCAGACGCTTCAG GTCCAGCTGGAGCGAATACGACAGGCGGAATCCCTGGATCGGATCAAAGTAATCCTGAACGACACCAACCTGACCGACATCAACCAGCTTCCAGAGACATGA
- the rabep1 gene encoding rab GTPase-binding effector protein 1 isoform X1, whose amino-acid sequence MAEEAEGSPLSSQHDEVLQQRVAALEQERAEFIRLKQQLEAEFNQKRAKFKELYLTKEQELKRQTEALENSQSELSAAQTQLSQAQSEIETIKAVATVSENTKQEAIDQVRSQWQEEVASLQAIMKDTVCEYEVQFHQRLEQERAQWNQYREAMERELGDLRRRLTEGQEEENLEDEMKKAQEDAEKLRSVVMPMEQEIAALKAKLSSAEDRVKELEASKVKELNHVLEAEKSCRTDLEMYVAVLNTQKSVLQEDAEKLRKELHDVCHKLELERQQHNQLKQTWQRANDQFLESQRLLMRDMQRIESVLSSEQLRQVEEMKKKDQEEDEKERLSLVKDLQEDDGGDNTEPLEDFLGLSVEEPPTNHSAHGSIHSLDTDIVAGGPSDPYKDNLRRVQSTDSLGSSLSSQQGLGGHNHKAKSASNLDESDFGPLVGADCGVTDSSFGETSSIGSIKLTAGHFLLTKDQEKAIKAMTPEQEETASLLSSISHAPDTAYLPPSGYRLVSDTEWNLLQQEVKNAGRKLGRRCDMCSNYEKQLQAIQGQEAETRDQVKKLQAMLRQANDQLERTMTEKQSLEESVKIGNEETDAKVSALMQRVQESEALLGTLQQAFSEAKRNTQEQMAVLLKSREQVADELSRLQRDNESLQGKHRLHLELQQQEDFQMPDTVQDLQGLVLQYRDDVVALRTAADHVEEKLKAEILFLKEQIQAEQCLKENLEDTLQLEIEGCKEEIDILEASFSSLKMELERVKAEKDKLQSCLAEKTETLDSVQAVKMSLEHQFREVATAKSALESQVLDERDKAQRLQTELDVSEQVQKDFVKLSQTLQVQLERIRQAESLDRIKVILNDTNLTDINQLPET is encoded by the exons AGGTGCTTCAGCAGCGTGTGGCGGCTCTGGAGCAGGAGAGGGCCGAGTTCATCCGGCtcaagcagcagctggaggccGAGTTCAACCAGAAGAGAGCCAAATTCAAAGAGCTGTACCTGACCAAGGAAC AGGAACTTAAAAGACAAACCGAGGCCCTGGAGAACTCCCAAAGCGAGCTGAGCGCCGCACAGACACAGCTGTCTCAGGCTCAGTCCGAGATCGAGACCATCAAAGCCGTGGCCACTGTGTCGGAAAACACCAAGCAGGAAGCCATCGACCAGGTCCGCAGCCAATGGCAGGAGGAGGTGGCCTCGCTGCAGGCCATCATGAAAG ATACAGTGTGTGAATACGAGGTCCAGTTCCACCAGCGCCTGGAGCAGGAGCGAGCCCAGTGGAACCAGTACCGAGAGGCAATGGAGCGGGAGCTGGGCGACTTGAGGCGCCGCCTCACGGAGggacaggaggaggagaaccTGGAGGACGAAATGAAGAAG GCTCAGGAGGATGCAGAGAAGTTGCGCTCCGTGGTGATGCCCATGGAGCAGGAGATCGCAGCGCTGAAGGCCAAGCTGAGCAGCGCCGAGGACAGGGTGAAGGAACTGGAGGCGTCCAAG GTGAAGGAGCTGAATCATGTTCTGGAGGCTGAGAAGTCGTGTCGTACGGACCTGGAGATGTATGTGGCTGTGCTGAACACGCAGAAGTCTGTGCTGCAGGAAGATGCAGAGAAACTACGCAAAGAGCTCCATGATG TGTGTCACAAACTGGAGTTGGAGCGGCAGCAGCACAACCAGCTGAAGCAGACGTGGCAGCGGGCCAACGACCAGTTCCTGGAGTCCCAGCGCCTCCTGATGAGGGACATGCAGAGAATAGAGAGCGTGCTGTCCTCCGAACAGCTCCGCCAGGTGGAGGAGATGAAGAAGAAGGACCAG gAGGAGGATGAGAAGGAGAGGCTGAGTCTGGTGAAGGACCTGCAGGAGGACGATGGAGGAGACAACACTGAGCCTCTGGAGGACTTCCTGGGGCTGAGCGTTGAGGAG CCTCCGACCAACCACAGCGCTCATGGATCCATACACTCCTTAGACACTGACATCGTTGCCGGCGGCCCTTCGGACCCCTACAAGGACAACCTGCGGAGGGTCCAGTCGACCGACAGCCTCGGGTCCTCGCTGTCTTCACAGCAGGGACTCGGCGGACACAACCACAAGGCCAAGTCGGCCAGCAACCTGGATGAATCGGACTTTGGGCCCCTGGTGGGGGCCGACTGCGGCGTGACAGACAGTAGTTTTGGTGAGACCTCGTCCATCGGCTCCATCAAGCTGACGGCGGGTCACTTCCTGCTGACTAAGGACCAGGAGAAAGCGATAAAAGCCATGACGCCGGAGCAGGAGGAGACGGCGTCGCTGCTGTCCAGCATCTCCCACGCTCCGGACACCGCCTACTTACCGCCGTCCGGCTACCGACTCGTCAGCGACACCGAGTGGAACCTGCTGCAGCAAGAG GTAAAAAACGCTGGCAGGAAGCTCGGCCGACGCTGCGACATGTGCTCCAACTATGAGAAGCAGCTGCAGGCCATTCAAGGGCAGGAGGCCGAAACACGAGACCAG GTGAAGAAGCTGCAGGCCATGCTGCGTCAGGCTAACGATCAGCTGGAGAGGACGATGACGGAGAAACAGAGTCTAGAAGAATCAGTAAAAATAGGAAACGAGGAAACTGATGCTAAG GTGTCTGCCCTCATGCAGAGAGTCCAGGAATCAGAAGCGCTGCTCGGCACACTGCAGCAGGCCTTCAGTGAGGCTAAGAGGAACACACAGGAGCAGATG gcgGTTCTGTTGAAGTCGAGGGAGCAGGTGGCGGATGAGCTAAGCCGACTACAGAGAGACAACGAGAGCCTGCAGGGTAAACACCGACTGCATCtagaactgcagcagcaggaagactTCCAGATGCCCGACACTGTGCAG GATCTGCAGGGCCTGGTGCTGCAGTACCGGGACGACGTTGTGGCGCTGCGGACGGCGGCTGATCACGTGGAGGAGAAGCTAAAAGCTGAGATCCTGTTCTTGAAGGAGCAGATCCAGGCGGAGCAGTGTCTGAAGGAGAACCTGGAAGACACCCTGCAGCTGGAGATCGAGGGCTGCAAGGAGGAGATAG ACATCTTGGAAG cgtCATTCTCCAGCCTGAAGATGGAGCTAGAGAGGGTTAAAGCAGAGAAGGACAAG ctgcagAGCTGTTTAGCAGAGAAGACGGAGACACTGGACAGCGTCCAGGCCGTGAAGATGAGCCTGGAGCACCAGTTCAGAGAAGTCGCCACTGCAAAG AGTGCATTAGAAAGTCAAGTTCTGGACGAGAGAGACAAAGCCCAGCGGCTGCAGACTGAGCTGGACGTTAGTGAGCAGGTCCAGAAGGACTTTGTCAAGCTTTCTCAGACGCTTCAG GTCCAGCTGGAGCGAATACGACAGGCGGAATCCCTGGATCGGATCAAAGTAATCCTGAACGACACCAACCTGACCGACATCAACCAGCTTCCAGAGACATGA